In one Streptomyces sp. NBC_01288 genomic region, the following are encoded:
- a CDS encoding helix-turn-helix transcriptional regulator encodes MPSESAHSEGAELGRYLRARRTQTSPAHVGLTVGAGIRRTPGLRREELATLSGISIDYYVRLERGKETRPSPAVLDALARALHMDDQEHQHLRELAARAARYAPEPPPAPSRTVRPHLKLLIESLRPNPALVMSRSTDVLAWNPGGLALYAGLEEWPAKHRNLARYLFLHPAARDLFADNWDRQITGCVARLRAIAGTAPDAPDLTNLVGELLLKSPDFAGLWERYEVTGRKPVQKTFHHPQVGTLTLTSQSLHIEGTPGQRITVYTAEPGSSDHDALLLLDMTAPRPTGHPVPAPKATGQRP; translated from the coding sequence ATGCCATCCGAGAGCGCGCACAGCGAGGGCGCCGAGCTGGGCCGCTATCTGCGCGCCCGCCGCACCCAGACCAGCCCCGCACACGTCGGCCTCACGGTCGGCGCCGGCATCCGGCGCACCCCCGGCCTGCGCCGCGAGGAGCTGGCCACCCTCTCCGGCATCAGCATCGACTACTACGTACGGCTCGAACGCGGCAAGGAGACCCGCCCCAGCCCCGCCGTCCTCGACGCGCTCGCCCGCGCCCTGCACATGGACGACCAGGAGCACCAGCACCTGCGCGAGCTCGCCGCCCGCGCGGCCCGCTACGCCCCCGAACCGCCGCCCGCGCCCAGCCGTACCGTGCGCCCCCATCTCAAGCTGCTGATCGAATCCCTGCGCCCGAACCCGGCGTTGGTCATGAGCCGCAGCACGGACGTGCTGGCCTGGAACCCCGGCGGTCTGGCCCTGTACGCGGGCCTGGAGGAGTGGCCGGCCAAGCACCGCAACCTCGCCCGCTATCTCTTCCTGCACCCAGCGGCCCGTGACCTGTTCGCCGACAACTGGGACCGGCAGATCACCGGCTGCGTCGCGCGCCTGCGCGCCATCGCCGGCACCGCCCCGGACGCACCCGACCTCACCAATCTCGTCGGCGAACTGCTGCTGAAAAGCCCCGACTTCGCCGGGCTGTGGGAGCGCTACGAGGTGACCGGACGCAAGCCCGTGCAGAAGACGTTCCACCACCCCCAGGTCGGCACCCTCACCCTCACCTCGCAGTCCCTGCACATCGAAGGCACCCCCGGCCAGCGCATCACCGTCTACACCGCGGAACCCGGCAGCTCCGACCACGACGCCCTGCTCCTGCTCGACATGACCGCGCCCCGGCCCACCGGACATCCTGTCCCCGCCCCCAAAGCCACCGGCCAGCGGCCGTAG
- a CDS encoding ARPP-2 domain-containing protein, with the protein MTTLDLTGLATRPSQVWGGVRLVPLVRDEPVVDLRLNPRLYGDTVGIVEVGPRHAYVSYVPHGFVATWTGDGTPAAAYGTQLSADADPVPTATMGLRIHRRMARREAKHRLRFLPMHLALEGYLALHFGGPTIAWEEWSQRAIRQGLSPRVEEAYAGAEVRGLADALRVFEIHPGQCGVLVYVSDALAASFVVPHPEDYRALHSSLLQDLYGELIHHYALLMPPVQDFWARVPDAGIRSLADLRTAVAEQERGWAQFHDSTMAAELLEQEHTWQSVHRMGRFTLSRFLPRFRPKQGNHIGEAITDDSGRITYLKTFRLSESQVRRGHLLSRLAAHDWHLADTAAELGLSADQLGLRLESAGFGFLLRQDVLDGYRKQHRT; encoded by the coding sequence ATGACGACACTCGACCTGACCGGCCTGGCCACCCGTCCCTCCCAGGTCTGGGGCGGCGTCCGCCTCGTACCGCTCGTACGCGACGAGCCCGTCGTCGACCTCCGTCTGAACCCGCGCCTCTACGGCGACACGGTCGGCATCGTCGAGGTCGGCCCGCGGCATGCCTACGTCTCCTACGTCCCGCACGGCTTCGTCGCCACCTGGACCGGCGACGGCACACCGGCGGCCGCCTACGGCACCCAGCTCTCCGCCGACGCCGACCCGGTGCCGACCGCCACGATGGGCCTGCGCATCCACCGCAGGATGGCCCGCCGCGAGGCCAAGCACCGCCTGCGGTTCCTCCCCATGCACCTCGCGCTGGAGGGCTACCTGGCACTGCACTTCGGCGGCCCGACGATCGCCTGGGAGGAATGGTCGCAGCGCGCGATCCGCCAAGGCCTCTCCCCGCGCGTCGAGGAGGCCTACGCGGGTGCCGAAGTGCGCGGTCTCGCCGACGCGTTGCGCGTCTTCGAGATCCACCCCGGCCAGTGCGGCGTGCTGGTCTACGTCTCGGACGCGTTGGCGGCCTCGTTCGTGGTCCCGCATCCCGAGGACTACCGGGCGCTGCACTCGTCGCTCCTCCAGGACCTGTACGGCGAACTGATCCACCACTACGCCCTGTTGATGCCGCCGGTACAGGACTTCTGGGCCCGTGTCCCCGACGCGGGGATCCGCTCCCTGGCCGATCTGCGCACGGCGGTCGCCGAACAGGAGCGCGGCTGGGCCCAGTTCCACGACTCCACCATGGCGGCCGAGCTGCTGGAGCAGGAGCACACCTGGCAGTCGGTCCACCGGATGGGGCGTTTCACCCTCTCCCGCTTCCTGCCGCGGTTCCGCCCCAAGCAGGGCAACCACATCGGCGAGGCCATCACCGACGACAGCGGCCGGATCACCTACCTCAAGACATTCCGCCTCTCGGAGAGCCAGGTCCGCCGCGGACACCTCCTCAGCAGACTCGCCGCCCACGACTGGCACCTCGCGGACACCGCGGCCGAACTCGGCCTCAGCGCCGATCAGTTGGGCCTACGGCTGGAGTCCGCCGGTTTCGGCTTCCTGCTCCGCCAGGACGTCCTGGACGGATACCGGAAGCAGCACCGGACCTGA
- a CDS encoding aldo/keto reductase has protein sequence MRYIKLRDLEVSRIGLGAMGMSHAYSGSGTDDAESIRTVHRALELGVTLIDTAEIYGPYTNEELIGRALKGRRDQMVLATKFGMVSHGGEGTWNVDSSPANIRTAVEGSLKRLGTDHIDLYYQHRVDPNTPIEETAGAVGELIAEGKVRAFGLSEAGPDTIRRAHAVQPVTAVQSEYSLWTRGIEERVLPVLRELNIGLVPFSPLGRGFLTGTVRSLDQFDKDDFRRDNPRFTGENFRRNLALADEVKALADEVGATPAQVALAWLLAQGDDIAPIPGTKRVTRVEENTAADAVTLTADRLDRLSSLPPAAGDTHTEAQARLLER, from the coding sequence ATGCGTTACATCAAACTGCGTGACCTGGAGGTTTCCCGGATCGGCCTGGGCGCGATGGGAATGTCCCACGCCTACTCCGGCTCCGGCACCGACGATGCCGAGTCGATCAGGACCGTGCACCGCGCGCTGGAGCTGGGCGTCACGCTCATCGACACCGCCGAGATCTACGGCCCGTACACCAACGAGGAGTTGATCGGTCGGGCGCTGAAGGGGCGCCGGGACCAGATGGTGCTGGCCACCAAGTTCGGCATGGTCTCCCACGGCGGAGAAGGTACCTGGAACGTGGACTCCAGCCCGGCGAACATCCGTACCGCCGTCGAGGGCTCCCTGAAGAGGCTGGGCACCGACCACATCGACCTGTACTACCAGCACCGGGTCGACCCGAACACGCCGATCGAGGAGACCGCCGGCGCGGTCGGTGAGCTGATCGCCGAGGGCAAGGTGCGCGCCTTCGGTCTCTCGGAGGCCGGCCCGGACACCATCCGGCGCGCGCACGCCGTCCAGCCGGTCACCGCGGTGCAGTCCGAGTACTCGCTGTGGACCCGCGGGATCGAGGAGCGCGTCCTGCCCGTGCTGCGGGAGCTGAACATCGGCCTGGTGCCGTTCTCCCCGCTCGGCCGCGGCTTCCTCACGGGCACGGTGCGCTCCCTCGACCAGTTCGACAAGGACGACTTCAGGCGCGACAACCCGCGCTTCACGGGCGAGAACTTCCGGCGCAACCTGGCGCTCGCCGACGAGGTCAAGGCCCTGGCCGACGAGGTCGGCGCCACGCCCGCGCAGGTCGCCCTGGCCTGGCTGCTCGCCCAGGGCGACGACATCGCCCCGATCCCCGGCACCAAGCGCGTCACCCGGGTCGAGGAGAACACCGCCGCCGACGCCGTCACCCTGACCGCCGACCGGCTCGACCGGCTGAGCAGTCTGCCGCCCGCCGCCGGTGACACCCACACCGAGGCCCAGGCGCGCCTGCTCGAACGCTGA
- a CDS encoding PIG-L family deacetylase — MTDRPLTLMAVHAHPDDEATSTGGVLARYAAEGIRTVLVTCTDGSCGDGPGGVKPGDPGHDPAAVTVMRRQELEASCDVLKISDLETLDYADSGMMGWPSNDAPGSFWQTPVREGAARLADLMRHYRPDVVVTYDENGFYGHPDHIQAHRITMAAVEMSGLTPKVYWTTMPRSGMRRFGEIMREFHPEMPEPDPAEAAEMAKMGLPDDEITTWVDTTAFSGQKFDSLAAHASQGDNIFFLKLGKERFGELMGVETFVRVQDTTDAALPENDLFAGLR, encoded by the coding sequence ATGACTGACCGGCCCTTGACGCTCATGGCTGTGCACGCCCACCCCGACGACGAAGCCACCAGCACCGGAGGGGTCCTCGCGCGGTATGCGGCGGAAGGCATCCGCACGGTGCTCGTGACGTGTACCGACGGCAGTTGCGGTGACGGACCGGGGGGTGTCAAGCCGGGCGATCCCGGCCACGACCCGGCTGCGGTCACCGTCATGCGCCGTCAGGAACTCGAAGCGAGCTGTGACGTCCTGAAGATCAGCGATCTGGAGACGCTGGACTACGCCGACTCCGGAATGATGGGCTGGCCGAGCAACGACGCCCCCGGATCCTTCTGGCAGACCCCCGTGCGGGAAGGCGCGGCCCGGCTCGCCGACCTCATGCGGCACTACCGACCCGATGTGGTCGTCACCTACGACGAGAACGGCTTCTACGGCCACCCCGACCACATCCAGGCCCACCGCATCACGATGGCGGCGGTGGAGATGAGCGGGCTGACACCGAAGGTGTACTGGACGACGATGCCCCGCTCGGGGATGCGGCGGTTCGGCGAGATCATGCGCGAGTTCCATCCGGAGATGCCGGAGCCGGACCCCGCCGAGGCCGCCGAGATGGCCAAGATGGGCCTCCCCGACGACGAGATCACCACCTGGGTGGACACCACCGCGTTCAGCGGCCAGAAGTTCGACTCGCTGGCCGCGCACGCCAGTCAGGGCGACAACATCTTCTTCCTCAAGCTGGGCAAGGAGAGGTTCGGCGAGCTGATGGGCGTCGAGACCTTCGTCCGCGTCCAGGACACCACCGACGCGGCCCTACCCGAGAACGACCTCTTCGCCGGACTGCGCTGA
- a CDS encoding zinc-binding dehydrogenase, with amino-acid sequence MRAAVMYGAGDVRVEDRPDPKIVKPADAVVRVVAACVCGSDLWPYQAMPATDTGRPMGHEFLGVVEETGTDVTGLKTGDLVVAPFTYSDNTCDYCAKGLHISCRNGGRYGFDGVDGGQGEAVRVPYADGTLVKLPVAADSALLPSLLALSDVMTTGHHGAVTAGVGRGDAVLVVGDGAVGLCAVIAARRLGAERIVLAGRHEARTDLGRDFGATDVVAERREEGIARIRELTGGVDKVIEAVGTRQALDTALGAVRDGGTISRLGAPQYELGPLGRAEFMRNITLTGGASPARAYIEQLLPDVLDGTIAPGRVFDQTFTVDGTPDAYRAMADRRVLKGLITP; translated from the coding sequence ATGCGCGCAGCCGTGATGTACGGAGCCGGAGACGTCCGTGTCGAGGACCGGCCCGACCCGAAGATCGTGAAGCCCGCCGACGCCGTGGTGCGGGTCGTCGCCGCCTGTGTGTGCGGCAGCGACCTGTGGCCCTACCAGGCGATGCCCGCCACCGACACCGGGCGTCCCATGGGACACGAGTTCCTCGGCGTCGTCGAGGAGACCGGCACGGACGTGACCGGTCTGAAGACGGGCGACCTGGTCGTCGCCCCGTTCACCTACAGCGACAACACCTGCGACTACTGCGCCAAGGGCCTGCACATCTCGTGCCGCAACGGCGGCCGCTACGGATTCGACGGTGTCGACGGCGGGCAGGGCGAGGCCGTCCGCGTCCCGTACGCGGACGGCACGCTGGTGAAGCTGCCGGTGGCCGCCGACTCCGCGCTGCTGCCGTCACTGCTGGCGCTGTCGGACGTGATGACCACCGGCCACCACGGCGCCGTCACCGCGGGCGTCGGCCGCGGCGACGCGGTGCTGGTCGTCGGTGACGGCGCGGTCGGCCTGTGCGCGGTGATCGCCGCGAGGCGGCTCGGGGCCGAACGGATCGTGCTCGCCGGCCGCCACGAGGCCCGCACCGACCTGGGCCGCGACTTCGGCGCCACCGACGTGGTCGCCGAGCGGCGCGAGGAAGGCATCGCCCGCATCCGCGAGCTGACCGGCGGCGTGGACAAGGTCATCGAGGCCGTCGGCACCCGCCAGGCACTCGACACCGCCCTCGGCGCGGTCCGGGACGGCGGCACCATCAGCCGCCTGGGAGCGCCCCAGTACGAACTGGGGCCGCTCGGCCGGGCCGAGTTCATGCGCAACATCACTCTGACCGGCGGTGCGAGCCCCGCACGCGCCTACATCGAGCAGCTGCTGCCGGACGTCCTCGACGGCACGATCGCCCCCGGCCGCGTCTTCGACCAGACCTTCACCGTCGACGGGACACCCGACGCCTATCGGGCCATGGCCGACCGCCGGGTCCTCAAGGGACTCATCACCCCCTGA
- a CDS encoding TetR/AcrR family transcriptional regulator → MTLSGRNRRQLIKDAAELFENSPTPVSLTEIAKRAEAAYLHFSPVQDVLHAFRAQVGSELRNFSAEQTTRGMQHLETVSRHQVSLVLEHGTAMAQTRSHRGYLERLRENTGHLAPQAESLTEPLRRTTEDETASRLVATLRGALSGWSTAPARKYD, encoded by the coding sequence GTGACACTCAGCGGGCGCAACCGCAGGCAACTCATCAAGGACGCCGCGGAGTTGTTCGAGAACTCACCAACTCCCGTCAGCCTGACCGAGATCGCCAAGCGCGCCGAGGCGGCCTACCTGCACTTCTCCCCCGTCCAGGACGTCCTGCACGCCTTCCGCGCCCAAGTCGGCTCAGAACTACGGAACTTCAGCGCGGAGCAGACCACCCGGGGCATGCAGCACCTCGAAACGGTGTCCCGTCACCAGGTATCGCTCGTCCTCGAACACGGCACCGCCATGGCCCAGACGCGCTCGCACCGCGGTTACCTGGAGCGGCTGCGCGAGAACACCGGCCACCTCGCTCCCCAGGCGGAGTCGCTCACCGAACCCCTCCGCCGGACCACCGAGGACGAGACGGCGTCCCGCCTCGTGGCCACACTGCGCGGCGCCCTCAGCGGCTGGTCCACGGCACCTGCGCGCAAGTACGACTGA